A portion of the Edaphobacter lichenicola genome contains these proteins:
- a CDS encoding XdhC family protein, whose protein sequence is MKEQRLIIDKWRRGSGSILVSLVRVEGSSYRRPGARLLICKDGSYEGNVSAGCLEADLLRKAAWLSRGGAVVERYSTLFDEESDIPFGLGCGGVLDVLLESVETPECIALLSAMESTSIGEERSVATWLPTDGSPLKRVVLRDDGEVVFSSAGLSSRSLSHAKIAWSRKDGNESDVPLFEKLVSPQRLFIFGAGDDAKPLAAMATLLGWSVTVADDRTHLARRSRFLDTNIQVVDSVEYAIRQIETRDAAVIMTHSFEQDGNCLSALLVRQPRYLGLLGARQRSSLLIREAAAGLGLSVSQCCARLSAPTGLDLGGDGPEAVALAILSEAQATCNGREVASRKLSAELVESYVTDHLDRRLLKVQCGLDLV, encoded by the coding sequence ATGAAAGAGCAACGCCTAATCATCGATAAATGGAGACGAGGGTCGGGATCGATTCTCGTCTCACTGGTTCGAGTAGAAGGTTCTAGCTATCGACGTCCGGGTGCACGTCTTCTCATCTGCAAGGATGGTTCATATGAAGGAAATGTCAGTGCGGGGTGTCTGGAGGCCGACCTACTGCGAAAGGCCGCGTGGCTCTCACGCGGAGGAGCGGTGGTCGAACGCTATTCCACTTTGTTCGATGAGGAGTCGGACATACCTTTCGGATTAGGTTGCGGCGGGGTGTTAGATGTCCTACTCGAATCGGTAGAGACGCCAGAGTGCATCGCGCTGCTAAGCGCGATGGAATCAACTTCAATCGGTGAGGAACGATCCGTAGCCACTTGGCTTCCAACGGATGGCTCTCCCCTCAAGCGAGTTGTCCTGCGTGACGATGGAGAAGTCGTCTTTTCCAGTGCCGGCTTGTCGTCGCGATCGCTTTCACATGCAAAGATTGCGTGGTCACGAAAAGACGGCAACGAATCCGATGTCCCGCTGTTTGAAAAGCTCGTCTCGCCCCAGCGTCTTTTTATCTTCGGAGCAGGAGATGATGCCAAACCGCTTGCTGCAATGGCGACCTTGCTCGGCTGGAGCGTCACGGTTGCGGACGACCGTACGCATCTCGCACGGAGAAGCCGGTTCCTAGATACGAACATCCAAGTTGTCGATAGCGTTGAGTACGCCATTCGCCAAATCGAGACTCGTGACGCCGCCGTGATCATGACGCACAGCTTTGAGCAGGACGGAAACTGCCTTTCCGCCCTTCTAGTTAGACAGCCGCGCTACCTCGGACTCCTTGGCGCTCGTCAACGGAGTTCGCTCCTCATACGAGAAGCTGCTGCCGGGCTGGGGCTTTCTGTTTCCCAATGTTGCGCTCGGCTGAGCGCACCAACGGGACTCGATCTAGGCGGTGACGGTCCGGAGGCTGTTGCGCTCGCAATTCTCTCTGAAGCCCAAGCGACATGCAATGGTCGAGAGGTTGCGTCTCGGAAGCTTTCTGCTGAACTTGTTGAGAGCTATGTGACAGACCATCTGGATCGACGATTGCTGAAGGTCCAATGCGGGCTTGATCTCGTATGA
- a CDS encoding nuclear transport factor 2 family protein: protein MEQRPPYPPFDRQTAIEKVRKAEDGWNSRDPQKVSLAYSIDSRWRNRTDFVSGREEIVGFLTRKWERELEYGLIKELWAFGGNRIAVRFAYESHDSTGKWFRSYGNENWKFNENGLMTVRHASINDLAIAEADRLFHWPQGRRPDDHLGLSDLGL from the coding sequence ATGGAGCAACGCCCGCCTTACCCGCCCTTCGATCGGCAAACGGCTATCGAAAAGGTCCGCAAAGCCGAGGACGGGTGGAACTCTCGCGATCCGCAAAAAGTTTCCCTCGCTTACTCGATTGACAGTCGATGGCGCAATCGGACCGACTTCGTCAGCGGCCGAGAAGAGATCGTAGGTTTCCTGACGAGGAAATGGGAGCGTGAGCTTGAGTACGGGCTCATCAAGGAGCTTTGGGCGTTTGGCGGCAACCGCATCGCGGTCAGGTTTGCCTATGAATCACACGACTCCACGGGAAAATGGTTTCGTTCCTACGGAAACGAGAATTGGAAATTTAATGAGAACGGACTCATGACCGTCCGCCATGCCAGCATCAATGATTTGGCTATCGCGGAGGCAGATCGGCTCTTTCATTGGCCGCAGGGCCGTCGCCCCGACGACCACCTTGGCCTGTCCGACCTGGGTTTGTGA
- a CDS encoding TetR/AcrR family transcriptional regulator yields the protein MSKQTTKENLITVGLELIRSAGYTATGINQVLEAAKVPKGSFYHHFATKDEFVLEVIQRYAAGEQERWEKLLDDSNLSPLKKLRRYFKDLIATYGRRGGPIVGCLLGNLSLEVAGHNDEIRKLLAKAFDAWQAAFARTIREAIDQQEIPKTVNADNVAALLVNNWEGAQTRAKTEQTDKPLELFLDNAFNVLLKA from the coding sequence ATGAGTAAACAGACGACAAAAGAGAACCTCATTACAGTTGGCCTTGAACTGATCCGCTCTGCGGGATACACGGCGACTGGAATCAATCAGGTTTTGGAAGCCGCAAAAGTTCCTAAGGGGTCGTTCTATCACCACTTTGCCACCAAGGATGAGTTCGTCCTGGAGGTAATTCAGCGCTATGCCGCCGGCGAACAAGAGCGTTGGGAAAAACTTTTGGACGATTCGAACCTCTCTCCATTGAAGAAGCTGCGGCGGTATTTCAAGGACCTCATCGCGACCTATGGCCGGCGTGGAGGACCCATCGTTGGATGCCTTCTTGGAAATTTGAGCCTTGAAGTCGCAGGGCACAATGACGAGATCCGCAAACTCTTGGCGAAGGCTTTCGACGCGTGGCAAGCTGCGTTCGCGAGAACGATTCGAGAGGCCATCGATCAGCAGGAAATCCCGAAGACAGTGAACGCGGACAATGTGGCCGCGTTGCTTGTGAATAATTGGGAAGGCGCGCAGACCCGGGCAAAGACCGAACAAACCGACAAACCGCTGGAATTGTTCCTGGACAATGCTTTTAACGTCCTCTTGAAGGCATGA
- a CDS encoding tautomerase family protein has protein sequence MPLVRIDLIEGKSEQYRAQVGDIVYQTLVDVLSVPEHDRFHVITEHAKSSQPFDRDYLGIHRSDDCIFFQITLNSGRSTELKQRFYKTLAERLHEDVKLRKEDVFINLVEVPKENWSFGNGEAQYVEAPK, from the coding sequence GTGCCCTTAGTTCGCATTGATCTAATTGAAGGCAAGTCCGAGCAATACCGCGCTCAGGTAGGCGATATCGTTTATCAAACCCTGGTGGACGTCCTGAGTGTGCCGGAACATGACAGGTTTCACGTCATCACGGAGCACGCGAAATCGAGCCAGCCCTTTGACCGAGATTATCTCGGCATCCATCGGTCGGATGACTGTATCTTTTTCCAAATCACGTTGAACAGTGGTCGATCCACCGAGTTGAAGCAACGCTTCTACAAGACACTGGCAGAACGTCTCCATGAGGATGTGAAGCTTCGCAAAGAAGATGTCTTCATCAACCTTGTTGAAGTGCCGAAGGAGAACTGGTCATTCGGCAACGGCGAGGCACAGTACGTCGAGGCTCCCAAATAG
- a CDS encoding oxidoreductase: protein MNNEAKRVALITGASSGIGKDFALQLLAEGYVVYGAARRVERMGEIEAAGGVVIAMDVTEDVTMTAAIERIIREQGRLDVLINNAGYGQMGALEDVPMEAARRQLEVNLIGVARLNQLVLPHMRSRRSGKIVNISTTGGKCAGPLGGWYFASKHALEGYSDSLRMEVQQFGIDVIVIEPGGIDTEWGPIAYGSAQEYSGQGAYSPLVTSMLNSPTLKRKLPPPRIITDLLLKALKSKRPRTRYHGGAMAGLILFLKRFLPDRMLDRVIMKAIK from the coding sequence GTGAATAACGAAGCGAAACGTGTAGCTCTCATTACAGGAGCTTCCTCGGGGATCGGTAAGGACTTTGCCCTCCAACTTTTAGCAGAAGGATATGTGGTGTACGGTGCAGCCCGGCGAGTCGAACGCATGGGTGAGATCGAAGCCGCTGGCGGCGTCGTCATCGCGATGGATGTCACCGAAGACGTGACGATGACTGCGGCAATCGAACGCATCATCCGAGAGCAGGGTCGGCTCGACGTTCTCATCAACAATGCAGGCTACGGACAGATGGGCGCTCTTGAAGACGTGCCAATGGAAGCGGCCCGTCGCCAATTGGAAGTTAATCTGATCGGGGTGGCACGTCTCAACCAACTTGTGCTGCCTCATATGCGCTCGCGGAGATCCGGCAAGATCGTTAATATCTCGACAACCGGCGGAAAATGCGCAGGTCCGCTCGGTGGCTGGTATTTCGCTTCGAAGCACGCTCTCGAAGGATATTCCGACTCTCTCCGAATGGAAGTCCAGCAGTTCGGTATAGACGTGATCGTGATCGAACCGGGTGGAATTGATACAGAGTGGGGACCGATTGCCTACGGTTCAGCTCAAGAGTATTCAGGGCAAGGTGCCTATAGTCCGCTGGTGACTTCGATGCTCAATTCACCGACGTTGAAACGAAAGTTGCCTCCCCCCAGGATCATCACTGATCTGCTGTTGAAGGCATTGAAGAGCAAACGGCCTCGCACGCGGTATCACGGCGGTGCAATGGCCGGTCTCATACTGTTTCTAAAGCGCTTCCTGCCGGATCGGATGCTCGATCGAGTGATCATGAAAGCCATCAAGTAA
- a CDS encoding FUSC family protein: MMTVVAGGTLAIIIAAIASTSLPVAVVVTSLFCFSVTLARVVSQPLASGSASILICYFVSYGAAVHTPASVRSAILYFIAGGIWAAAFSLVFWPLDPFGPARNAVADIYAKLAGLPALPLEDSARFKDSVHQIRVLIEAAQGSLIAVPARMTARTVRARNLTVIVQAADLLFARLFRLAELGAHESMSEPELCQSAVKEVAEWLAASLKPIEAALRERPYDNAAAFVLEGSLIIEMRRGAKHIDTKTIANNSDGISTQLKAQLVAVERDCLLSLEVIYESIRALWTGVEPTTTGLRSIFSKPAPSSSSPQIWLETLRSNFTSRSIMFRHALRLGLVAAADLLLLRLIHITHSYWMPMTSIIVLQPYTGETWRKSGDRVAGTVSGAILAAGLAATMPSEAGIEAAGSPAAVPTIAAARGVFQRANENGLGNRNMTSVVLDFIEWPG, encoded by the coding sequence ATGATGACGGTAGTAGCGGGCGGCACTCTAGCAATCATCATCGCGGCAATTGCTTCGACTTCTTTGCCCGTCGCAGTTGTTGTTACGTCACTGTTCTGCTTTAGCGTCACGCTCGCGCGGGTGGTTTCGCAGCCACTGGCCTCGGGAAGCGCCTCAATACTCATCTGTTACTTTGTTTCATACGGCGCAGCGGTACATACACCCGCCTCTGTTCGAAGCGCCATCTTGTACTTCATCGCTGGGGGTATTTGGGCAGCCGCGTTCAGCCTCGTCTTCTGGCCTCTTGATCCATTTGGGCCCGCCCGTAATGCTGTCGCGGATATCTATGCGAAGCTCGCCGGGCTCCCGGCCCTTCCTCTAGAAGACTCAGCGCGATTCAAAGACTCCGTTCATCAGATCCGCGTGCTAATCGAGGCAGCACAAGGCAGTCTAATTGCCGTCCCTGCCCGCATGACTGCCCGGACCGTACGCGCACGCAATCTCACGGTGATCGTGCAGGCCGCCGATCTTCTTTTCGCGCGCCTCTTCCGACTGGCGGAACTAGGCGCCCATGAGTCGATGTCAGAACCAGAATTATGTCAATCAGCGGTAAAAGAGGTAGCTGAATGGCTCGCGGCTTCACTGAAGCCAATCGAGGCCGCTCTTCGAGAGCGACCTTATGACAATGCCGCGGCGTTTGTTCTGGAAGGCTCTCTAATAATAGAGATGCGGCGTGGTGCCAAACACATTGATACCAAGACTATAGCCAACAACAGCGACGGAATCTCGACGCAACTTAAGGCGCAGTTGGTTGCCGTTGAGCGCGATTGCCTCTTGTCGCTCGAGGTTATCTACGAATCCATCCGTGCCCTATGGACAGGTGTCGAACCCACCACTACCGGGCTTCGGTCGATCTTTAGCAAGCCTGCCCCATCGTCGTCTTCGCCTCAAATCTGGCTTGAAACCCTACGCTCCAATTTCACTTCGCGTTCAATCATGTTCCGCCATGCCCTTCGCCTCGGTTTGGTAGCGGCAGCTGATCTGCTGCTATTGCGATTGATCCACATCACGCATAGCTACTGGATGCCGATGACGTCCATCATCGTATTGCAGCCGTATACAGGAGAGACGTGGCGCAAATCCGGCGATCGTGTTGCGGGTACAGTGTCCGGAGCAATCCTTGCAGCTGGGCTGGCAGCCACCATGCCATCAGAGGCGGGCATCGAAGCGGCCGGCTCGCCAGCAGCGGTACCCACGATTGCAGCAGCTCGTGGAGTCTTCCAACGCGCAAATGAAAACGGGTTGGGCAACAGGAATATGACAAGCGTCGTTCTCGATTTCATCGAATGGCCCGGCTGA
- a CDS encoding NAD(P)/FAD-dependent oxidoreductase, which produces MNLVGITEMPDASTIYDVAVFGAGPAGLAAAVYAASEGLSTVVIEGIAPGGQAGTSSKIENYLGVPTGISGQGLATRAHVQALKFGVLFAISREVVTAMPFEGVHKLTLAGGISFCARAVVIASGAQYRRLSVPNYSQFENRGLYYAATAMESLLCQGKEVIVVGGGNSAGQAAMFLAGIGRHVHQIVRGPSLSATMSQYLISRIECSSRITVHTDSEIESLEGDSSLKNVTWINRQTGLRTCRSVCTVFVMIGAEPNSGWLFGKVRLNNKGFVLTGGPHGFESTPYATNVPGIFAVGDVRATSVKRVGSAVGEGSVVISDVHRYLADHRSRHPADPNSVLAALQAAKH; this is translated from the coding sequence ATGAACTTGGTTGGCATCACTGAAATGCCAGACGCGAGCACAATCTATGACGTGGCCGTGTTCGGGGCCGGTCCAGCAGGTCTTGCTGCCGCTGTCTACGCCGCTTCCGAAGGTCTCAGCACCGTCGTTATTGAAGGCATTGCTCCCGGAGGCCAAGCAGGTACCAGTTCCAAGATAGAAAATTATCTAGGAGTTCCGACCGGCATTTCCGGGCAGGGTCTGGCGACCCGCGCCCACGTTCAGGCGCTTAAGTTCGGGGTACTCTTTGCCATTTCCCGTGAAGTCGTCACGGCAATGCCGTTCGAAGGCGTGCACAAGCTAACGCTCGCTGGTGGAATCTCCTTCTGCGCTCGCGCCGTCGTCATTGCATCTGGAGCGCAGTATCGGCGCCTCTCGGTGCCTAACTACAGTCAGTTCGAAAACCGTGGACTCTACTACGCAGCCACGGCAATGGAATCGCTTCTCTGCCAGGGGAAAGAGGTCATCGTCGTTGGAGGTGGTAACTCTGCGGGTCAGGCAGCGATGTTTCTAGCGGGCATTGGCCGCCATGTACATCAGATCGTTCGCGGTCCGTCTCTCTCTGCCACCATGTCCCAATATCTGATTTCGCGGATCGAATGCTCATCTCGCATCACCGTTCATACCGACTCTGAAATCGAATCACTCGAAGGTGACTCCTCGCTCAAGAACGTCACGTGGATCAACCGTCAAACCGGGCTTAGAACGTGCCGCTCTGTCTGCACTGTTTTCGTCATGATCGGAGCCGAACCCAATTCCGGATGGCTCTTCGGAAAAGTGCGTTTGAACAATAAAGGCTTTGTCTTGACGGGTGGACCCCATGGTTTTGAGAGCACTCCTTATGCCACCAACGTCCCCGGCATATTCGCCGTCGGGGACGTTCGTGCGACTTCCGTCAAACGCGTTGGGTCAGCGGTCGGTGAAGGCTCTGTCGTCATCTCCGATGTGCATCGTTATCTCGCCGATCATCGCAGTCGTCATCCGGCCGACCCGAACTCCGTGCTTGCCGCGTTGCAGGCGGCCAAGCATTAG
- a CDS encoding cyclic nucleotide-binding domain-containing protein: protein MIEREFSDTSEDAAVKIRGRNTPEFRRDLAFPAFTEDMLDRLRVYGQEENFPPNVTLYLHGEREIDLFVVLEGGIETSLPATVGEPKVIREYGRLEFSGELNLLNSQGSLIDARTNGASRLIRIPRPGFRRLMRDEGDIANLITQALVWRRLGIIGETSGGILVSGYAGDAELMKIQRSLYGTVIPTRSQRSHRSNPKV from the coding sequence ATGATCGAACGAGAATTCTCGGATACGTCGGAGGACGCTGCTGTAAAGATTCGCGGCCGAAACACCCCGGAGTTTAGGCGAGATCTCGCCTTCCCCGCATTTACGGAAGATATGCTCGATCGCCTCCGAGTCTACGGGCAAGAGGAGAACTTTCCGCCAAACGTTACCTTGTACCTTCATGGAGAGCGCGAGATCGACCTGTTCGTGGTTCTTGAGGGTGGGATCGAAACGTCGCTGCCTGCAACCGTAGGCGAACCGAAAGTCATTAGAGAGTATGGGCGGCTCGAATTCTCAGGTGAACTAAATCTGCTCAACTCTCAGGGAAGTCTAATCGATGCTCGCACCAATGGTGCGAGCCGGTTGATTCGCATTCCACGACCCGGCTTCCGACGACTGATGCGAGACGAAGGCGACATTGCGAACCTCATCACGCAAGCACTTGTGTGGCGGCGACTCGGCATCATTGGAGAAACCAGCGGCGGTATCCTCGTCAGTGGCTATGCGGGCGATGCGGAGCTTATGAAAATCCAGCGTTCCTTGTACGGAACAGTTATCCCCACCAGGTCGCAGAGGTCGCACCGAAGCAATCCCAAAGTGTAG
- a CDS encoding type 1 glutamine amidotransferase domain-containing protein has translation MYTFKKAVLAALALIVAGTPVISRAQSQSKGKVLVVMSSANELALKDGKQYKTGYYLNEFEVPYKKLVEAGYTPVIANPKGDTPVMDANSNNKMFFGGDDNARAEALKYVQGVQQLKHPKTLASVVSEGTDGYVGLFIPGGHAPMVDLIQDKNLGKILTSFHNANRTTGIICHGPVVLLSTLSDSEAFQKAMIAGDGSASSLAKNWPYAGYHVTIFSTGEEEALEGPNGLGGYVQFYPVNALAEAGAHVDTFTNWHPNVVVDRELITGQQPMSAEEFGNTLIAKLDGGSR, from the coding sequence ATGTACACATTCAAGAAAGCAGTTTTAGCGGCCCTGGCACTCATCGTGGCGGGCACTCCCGTGATCTCCAGAGCACAGTCGCAGTCCAAAGGTAAGGTCCTCGTTGTCATGTCCAGTGCGAACGAACTGGCACTGAAGGATGGCAAGCAGTACAAGACGGGCTACTACCTCAACGAGTTCGAAGTCCCATATAAGAAGCTCGTCGAAGCGGGCTATACGCCAGTGATCGCGAACCCGAAGGGCGATACCCCTGTCATGGACGCGAATTCAAACAACAAGATGTTCTTTGGTGGCGATGACAACGCGCGCGCCGAAGCCCTCAAGTATGTGCAAGGCGTTCAGCAACTCAAGCATCCGAAAACTCTTGCGTCCGTTGTCTCTGAAGGCACCGATGGGTACGTCGGTCTCTTCATCCCCGGCGGTCACGCTCCGATGGTGGACTTGATCCAGGACAAAAATCTTGGCAAGATCCTAACCAGCTTCCATAACGCAAACCGCACGACGGGCATCATCTGCCATGGACCGGTGGTTCTTCTTTCGACTCTGAGCGATTCCGAAGCCTTCCAGAAGGCCATGATCGCAGGCGACGGAAGCGCGAGTTCACTGGCGAAGAACTGGCCCTATGCCGGTTACCACGTGACGATTTTTTCTACCGGTGAAGAAGAAGCACTTGAAGGTCCAAACGGTCTGGGTGGATACGTCCAGTTCTATCCGGTCAACGCGCTCGCCGAAGCCGGTGCTCACGTCGACACCTTCACGAACTGGCACCCCAATGTCGTAGTGGATCGCGAGCTCATCACGGGCCAGCAGCCGATGTCCGCCGAGGAGTTTGGCAATACGTTGATCGCGAAGCTTGACGGTGGTTCGCGCTAA
- a CDS encoding TetR/AcrR family transcriptional regulator, with translation MAAKVPKGSFYHHFTTKDEFILEVIKRYAAGEQERWERLLVHSNLSPLKRLRRYFKDLIATYGVRGGPVAGCLFGNMSIEIAAQNPEIRKMLIEAFDAWEDAIATALRQAIEKGELRSSDDPEKLAALLINGWEGAQVRSKALQSDKPLNLFFDHAFEVLLKG, from the coding sequence GTGGCGGCCAAAGTTCCGAAGGGCTCCTTCTACCATCACTTCACGACTAAAGATGAGTTCATCCTTGAAGTGATAAAGAGGTACGCGGCAGGAGAGCAGGAACGTTGGGAAAGGCTGCTTGTTCATTCCAATCTCTCTCCGCTGAAAAGACTGCGTCGATACTTTAAGGATTTGATTGCTACTTATGGTGTCCGCGGTGGGCCGGTCGCTGGCTGCCTGTTCGGCAACATGAGTATTGAGATTGCGGCTCAGAACCCAGAGATCCGAAAGATGCTGATCGAAGCCTTTGATGCTTGGGAGGATGCCATCGCGACGGCGCTTCGACAGGCCATCGAGAAGGGGGAACTTCGCTCTTCTGATGATCCAGAAAAGCTTGCTGCTCTGCTGATCAATGGCTGGGAAGGGGCCCAGGTTCGGTCAAAGGCACTGCAAAGCGACAAGCCGCTCAACCTCTTCTTCGACCACGCCTTCGAAGTTTTGCTGAAAGGCTAA
- a CDS encoding c-type cytochrome — translation MRKFVLGFAVAVLVVLTAGFCYVRFGFVDPRADLSVGWLESKVAMPALDAAVDRRAPETKNPLHPTDANLSAGMKIYQPNCASCHGDIQHPHAQLADALYPRAPQFAEDAPDMPENQNFYIIQHGIRLSGIPAWKQALSEQEIWQLTTFLSHMDKLPPQVSAAWTTTSVVSQNTDSSYDGLNMEMKDKKSTGLPRH, via the coding sequence ATGCGCAAGTTTGTTCTCGGATTTGCAGTAGCCGTGCTTGTCGTCCTGACAGCCGGCTTCTGCTATGTACGCTTTGGATTTGTTGACCCGCGCGCGGACCTATCCGTGGGCTGGCTCGAAAGTAAGGTCGCAATGCCTGCCCTCGATGCTGCCGTCGATCGGCGTGCTCCAGAAACCAAAAACCCGCTCCATCCCACTGACGCCAACCTCAGCGCCGGTATGAAGATCTATCAACCTAATTGCGCGAGTTGCCATGGCGACATTCAACATCCGCATGCGCAGCTTGCTGACGCCCTTTATCCTCGTGCACCTCAATTCGCCGAGGATGCACCTGACATGCCTGAAAATCAGAACTTCTACATCATTCAACACGGCATACGGTTGAGCGGGATACCCGCTTGGAAGCAAGCTCTCAGCGAACAGGAAATTTGGCAGCTGACCACATTCCTGAGTCACATGGATAAGCTGCCGCCGCAGGTTTCTGCGGCGTGGACAACAACGTCAGTTGTCTCTCAAAATACGGACTCTTCGTATGATGGGTTGAACATGGAGATGAAAGACAAGAAGAGTACGGGTCTGCCCAGGCACTGA
- a CDS encoding tyrosine-type recombinase/integrase, producing the protein MSKRTRYQQGSVQREKRRSGPDVWIFRWYETETDGKSKYRKAIVGTVDTLANETSALKAAQALRIDANQETPQAGTGPSTIAMLIAHYRLKELAGDRNGRKAYSTRSAYECNLENWILPRWGDHTLAQVKSVAVEEWLDGIKRAKGTRAKIRNLMSALFTHAMRYEWADRNPIKLVRQSAKRERIPDVLELTEIQLLLSKLGVRERTLALLDAGTGLRVSELLALRWLDVDFDNLELNVTRSIWHQVVGDCKTEASAKPVPLDSYMADDLRRWRRQSGYPGDDDYIFASETMRGKQPYWPDNLMKRHIRPVAKANGIHKRIGWHTFRHTFGTLLKANGEDVKTVQELLRHANSRITLEVYTQATTSNKRAAQSRVVRMMVPNLGEMRDAVHPQKPL; encoded by the coding sequence ATGTCAAAGCGAACACGGTATCAACAAGGAAGCGTGCAACGCGAGAAGCGGCGGAGCGGGCCTGACGTGTGGATTTTTCGATGGTATGAGACTGAGACAGACGGTAAGAGCAAGTACCGTAAAGCAATTGTCGGGACAGTCGATACCCTCGCAAATGAAACTTCAGCTCTCAAGGCCGCTCAAGCATTGCGCATTGATGCTAACCAAGAAACCCCGCAGGCGGGAACGGGGCCGAGCACGATTGCAATGCTCATCGCGCATTACAGGTTGAAGGAACTGGCCGGTGATCGCAATGGCAGAAAAGCGTACTCGACGCGATCCGCCTATGAATGCAACTTGGAGAACTGGATTCTCCCACGTTGGGGGGATCACACGCTCGCCCAAGTGAAATCCGTAGCAGTTGAAGAGTGGCTGGACGGGATCAAGCGGGCGAAAGGCACACGAGCTAAGATTCGGAACCTCATGAGCGCACTCTTCACTCACGCGATGCGATACGAATGGGCGGATCGAAATCCGATCAAGCTCGTTCGCCAGAGTGCAAAGCGGGAGCGGATTCCTGATGTTCTCGAACTCACCGAGATTCAACTCCTGCTCAGCAAGCTTGGCGTTCGGGAACGAACGCTTGCGTTGCTGGACGCCGGGACTGGGCTTCGCGTCAGCGAACTTCTGGCCCTGCGGTGGCTGGATGTGGACTTCGACAACCTTGAGCTCAATGTGACCCGTTCCATCTGGCATCAGGTAGTGGGCGACTGCAAGACGGAGGCATCAGCAAAGCCGGTTCCGCTCGACAGCTACATGGCGGATGACCTGCGGCGCTGGCGTCGCCAGAGCGGGTATCCCGGGGACGATGACTATATCTTCGCCAGCGAAACCATGCGTGGCAAGCAACCGTACTGGCCCGACAACCTGATGAAGCGTCATATCCGGCCGGTAGCGAAAGCGAACGGCATTCACAAGCGAATCGGCTGGCATACTTTCCGCCATACCTTCGGCACGTTGCTCAAGGCGAACGGGGAAGATGTGAAGACGGTCCAGGAGCTTTTACGGCACGCGAATAGCAGGATCACGCTCGAGGTGTACACGCAAGCCACGACCTCAAATAAGCGGGCCGCACAAAGCAGGGTTGTAAGGATGATGGTTCCGAATCTGGGTGAGATGAGGGACGCAGTACACCCTCAAAAGCCCCTATAG
- a CDS encoding helix-turn-helix domain-containing protein yields MILQPPNRDSLHGVAAGHKKAVSVSRDLPEPLLDSDEAASIMKIHPKTLQKLARKGIVRGVHIGKLWRFRASEIEEWIDRQLAS; encoded by the coding sequence ATGATTCTACAACCTCCAAATCGTGACTCACTGCATGGTGTTGCTGCGGGTCACAAAAAAGCTGTGTCCGTTTCGCGTGACTTACCAGAGCCGCTACTAGACTCTGACGAGGCTGCTTCGATCATGAAGATTCATCCGAAGACGTTACAGAAGTTGGCGAGGAAGGGAATTGTGCGCGGAGTCCACATCGGCAAGCTCTGGCGCTTTCGTGCCTCCGAGATAGAAGAGTGGATCGATCGACAACTCGCGAGCTAA
- a CDS encoding VirB3 family type IV secretion system protein — MHAAKRGEPLPINQALNRPRAKLGLDLSAWMAIVFVTVTVFLVGFRMVAIFSFPMMAGGAWLTVRRHPKMFQLWGLSLNQKSYYDPRKH, encoded by the coding sequence ATGCACGCAGCCAAGCGAGGAGAGCCGTTACCAATCAATCAAGCGCTGAACCGACCGAGGGCCAAGCTCGGCCTCGACCTCTCAGCTTGGATGGCGATCGTATTCGTCACGGTAACGGTTTTCCTTGTTGGGTTCCGAATGGTTGCGATCTTCAGTTTCCCAATGATGGCGGGGGGAGCATGGCTCACCGTCCGAAGACATCCGAAGATGTTCCAACTATGGGGCCTGAGCCTCAACCAGAAGAGCTACTATGACCCGCGCAAACACTGA